A segment of the Alistipes communis genome:
ATCGGCGAACAGCACGAAAGCGAATGCGACCCCTATACGGACTATTTCGGCTCGCGTATCGTGCGCACGGTGCTTCTCGGATTCTCGACCCACACGCGCGATCTGTTCCCCGAAATGCGCAAGGCCGCGGCCCGGTTCGAGGGCACGGCGCACCTGGCCGAGCGTAATGCCGAGTACGAACACCGTGAAAAGTACAGCATGGGGCACGGCTATTACCTCGGCACGCACCGTTATTCGGGCTGGCAGGTCAGCAAGGAATCGTGCCGCGACAAAGAGGGCATTATCAAGCGTTTCGCCGTCGTGGCCGGAAATCCCGAGAACGTATGTATCGAGAACCCTGCACCCGTGCAGAACGCCGCCCCCGAAACCGTGGCCGACGCACGTGTCGAGATCGTGGAATACTCCGCGAAGTCGATCGCCGTATTCGGCGATACGAAACCCCTGCGCGACACGCTCCGCGATCTAAACGGGCTGTTTCGCGCCTACCTTACGCACGACGGCACCCGGTGCGCCGGGTGGATTTTCTCCAAACGCCGAGAACAAGAGGTGCGCAGCGCATTGGCCGCCTATCTCAAATAACATTCAACCCGGGGCGGGCATCCGCCTGCCCCACAACACCCGAAACCATGAACGAACAGATAACAGCTATCGCCGCGCTCCTG
Coding sequences within it:
- a CDS encoding fusion protein, whose amino-acid sequence is MGKVTLLFAGKSYDTDVQNVRENQIVIFDGPYNMRQRMVVAGIAHTQSGYNYRLIDPETAEEHTADLIRPLRDKFGIGHYYDDEHPEFMDASEVAALRTRADALKAEQEAARRAAADDAERLRTIGAERLRQIVPDDAVAVIIGEQHESECDPYTDYFGSRIVRTVLLGFSTHTRDLFPEMRKAAARFEGTAHLAERNAEYEHREKYSMGHGYYLGTHRYSGWQVSKESCRDKEGIIKRFAVVAGNPENVCIENPAPVQNAAPETVADARVEIVEYSAKSIAVFGDTKPLRDTLRDLNGLFRAYLTHDGTRCAGWIFSKRREQEVRSALAAYLK